From the Ipomoea triloba cultivar NCNSP0323 chromosome 8, ASM357664v1 genome, the window tattcattaattatcataaattaaaaaaaaaagcctaatctattaatcaaatatatattgtcacataaatagattaaaaaaattaagataaaaatatAGCGTTACTCTTAAAATAAATACGTAGAATTTTCGAATCATTGAAGCTTGTGGACGTGCCATCCATGGCGGGCCACTCCTTGTTCAATTCTTACCTATTCTTGAAGGCAACACAGCTGATTGCTTGTTTGGAGATCATTCTAgagaacaaaatatatatatatatatatatatatatatatatatatatattacatttgtatctctttcttctttcagcagtaacaataatatttactactccCTAATCACTTatgatgggtttaattgcattttttatttttaaaatatgtactgtaaaaaaattaattaatttcagtAAATTgatatcatatattcatatctaagttttttttttggtgagaaaACATCCGTGTAAAATCGGAAACTCAATTTACCACACTCTACGGGTCATAGGACCATGAGCATCATCAATTTAAGAAGAAGATTCTGCAAGCTCCTTGGCGGGCGTTCAAgaatattcatatttaaatatatatacactaagaTAGTGTTATCATAATCTCAAGTAAAATACTCCCTTGTTAAATAGTTACATTCTTACATAGGTGTTTTGTGTATATTGAATACTCATACTTactttcatttttggtcattttattacaaaaaattcaTGACCACTATTCAAATGATTCACTTTGAATGAAGTTTACCTTATGATCTTAGCATGCAAAGGATCACAATTAAAGAAGTAAATCAATTTAAGTTACTTATAGCTAATCGGTTCAAACCGAGAAAAGCATTAGACAACTCTCATAAAAAATCGAACATGAAGTCTTTGTGGTTATAATTTTAATGCATAATTATGAGTGACATTAGCTTCCTTTTATAATTTGAAAGACTaattataatcatttttatttattttaagaactATAAGTACAATGAACCTTTTACCCTCCCTATTGAATATAATCTCTTcaaaaattctaaaataaaatatatgttaaagaaagtgtctttaaaaaaaaaaaagaaattaataacttaattttaaattagttaaaaattatCCTGAACAATTAAATACTTGTAGCACCAACCAACAACTTAGAACAATTGATAAATGTTCCCATGGACAGCTCAATTGATAATCAAGTGATAAATTTTAGATAAGGATACAATATCGAGACATAACCGCCATATGTGAGAGTTACATTACTTACACCCAATATGGTGCGCTCTTTGAAGGCACCAATGCCCTGCCACTTAAACGATCACTGAATAATCATGATTTAAAAAAGAGTAATTCACGACATTCGACCAGAATTTTAAtctaataatttttcaaaataacaattcaagaaatatttcAAGAAAACAGGGGAAGTAAAGTAATGTATCTCTGTCTCTATATAAAACCGCGGCGCCACTGTCCATTTTCATCACTCTCCTTCCGTTGCAGACCTGCAGCGCAGCTTTCtcattttattcctttttttctctctatatTCTCTCTGTGGTGTCCGATCAAAGATGCGGCTTTTGAAAGAAGACGCCACCGAATACGACGGAGATTTCCGAGACTCTCCGGTGTCACCATCCACCGCGGCGGAGCCGGCGTCACCTCTGGCACACAACTGCTTCCCGCACAGCGGCTGCCCTTGGTGGCCGTACTCCAGTGCCCGGGATTTCAAAACCAACACCGCCCtcgtcctcctcattctcttctcCGCTTTTGTCTGCGCCCTCGCTTTCAACGCCGCCGTCCGCTACTTtctccggcgccggcgccggcgccgctCTTCATCCGCCGCCCACAGAGACGGAAATTACGAGGAGGATGATGACAAGGCGGGTGGCGGGTCCAAAACGGGCGAGGACGAGGAGGCAGGGGCTAAGATTCCGACGGTGATATtctcggcggcggcggcggaggaagGCGGAGGAGGGGTGGCGTCGGATGAGTGTATAATCTGCTTGGGGGAATTCGTggagggagagagagtgagGGTGTTAGAGAATTGTAAACATTGCTTCCATATCCAATGTATCCAGCGCTGGCTCAAAGCCCATTCTTCTTGCCCGACTTGCCGTGCTGCCCCTCATTGAGTTTTTTGCATCCGCAGATTTGTCGACGACGGCGACGATTATCGATCATGTTTTTATCAGTAGAAACATATGACTGAGTTTTGACGATTAATCTGTTCTTGTTCTCTTGCCATCTTTTATTTTCCTTGCTTTACTcccaatttaataatttttgtccATAAATTATAAGAAACCTCCCTCAATTATTTACTTGTCTGCAAAATGACTTATTCCGTCCTTAGGTTTTGATaggattaaattataaaaatcatGGTAACCTAACTAAATTAGTCTGACGGTTAACTTGACAATAATAAAGTGGACTAATTAATTGTGAACAATTTAACCTCATAAACAACTTAATTGATTGTAgagataaaatttattataagagaCTCATTAACAATAGTGTGTGAGTAATCTCTTAAAATAAGGGACTTATTGTGCGTAATGAGCAAATATCTAACGTATGTCGAATGCATACCTTCTCGCTGTTGCAGATTTTCTTGTCAGTattcaatttgaattttttgtaaGATTTTATCTAGTTGGAAGggagattttatttttctttttttcaaaaaaggaaaattcatGCTCGTTGAGTGTGTGAGTAAACCCCACAGAGCTTACTTTTTCGTCATAAAAAATCACACTTTGCAAGGACTATGATTAGATAGTTGGGGTGGGGTTTTTGTTTGGTTATTTCTCTCACAAGAGgtgatttttgaggaaaaaaaagagGGAGACTACGTCGAACTTTACGCCTGCACCTAAAAGGTGTATTTCGTTTACAGGCCCATTAGATGTTTTAGAATGATCGCTAGCTAGCGATTACTctaagttaattaatttttaaaaaatgagaaacTGGTCATTGCATATTAGTATGCAACAACAaacttcttgttttttttttttaaagatatttttaatttaatttttataacatattccctccgtctcattttacatgtcttacTCTCCTTTTGGTTTGCCCCAAAATATTgtcctctttctaaaattgtacatcaccatcattctatgttttccaatttacctttatgagttttgcattttttgttgcttttattttcaaaagtgagAAAAGCGAGGacataattgaaaattaaaacacataacatttactttaattccTTAAAAAATGTGCAAAAAGTAAATATGATAATCAATTCGGAACGAAtgaagtaattttttaaaaatttatgctgctagttttttttttttaaatttaattttaaatttaatattgctattaatttataataatcaattaattaaattttgacatgtttaatttaaatactAATAGTTAtaattttgacatgtttgaaTAATCAATCTTGGCTGACGTCGAAAACAAGGTATGTGGCTACTCGTCTTTTTCACGACTGGGTTGATGGTTTGCATTGTAGTGGTCCTACAGCTTCAGTTCATGCTCCAATTGCAAATTCGGTCTTAACTGAGGAAGGTGTGGTTTTGGTTTATGTTGATGCCGCTTTATTTAATGGTACTGGCCAGGGTTTCTATGGTACTCTAATTAGATAAAGGAATGGGGAGTTTGTGTAGCAAAGAATGGCCCTATTCGTTGCTTGAATGATGCTCATCTAGCGGAAACTTTGGCGGTAAAGGAGGCACTTTCTTTGACTAAGGAAAGGGGGTTCACGAAGGTTATTACTCATTTGGATTGTCAGATAGTTTGCGGCTTGATTAATGGTGCTTTACCGGATTTTTCTTATGCAGGTTGTGTGATAAATGATTGCCGTGAGTTTCGTCGACACTTTGAAGTAGTGTCTTTTTAGTTTATTGCTCGATCAGTGAATAAGTTTTCTCATGCTCTTGTGAGGGCGGCTCGTTCTCAAACTGGTCCTACTAGTTGGTTTTTTTCTTTACCTCATTGTATTGAacatttgttttaattaatgaagttGGTTCGTTTTggttttcgaaaaaaaaaattacaattataatttttagaatcataataaataaagaaataactaaaatataatttgtgtaaATTCGGGGCTCCataaaaaattaggaaaaaaatttaaaattattgggAAGAAAAGGTTTTTGAGATTGAGTGAGATACTAGATATGATGAGGTGGATGCTGagactcacaaaaaaaaattagaagaaaaaaccTTGCTGATAATGTTCACTAAAGATGCTTAAGAACAATCACAATAGTAAAACCCacatttgaattttttgttaGATTTTAATGAGTTGGAGGGTAGAGGAAAAAAAACGTAAtagaaaatatgaattttacGATGGTGCCTACCATGACACACCCACTAGGTGCGCTCCATCACGGGtgtttttcttaaaaaatttttctgttaaaagctagaaaaaattcaatatttacaCTAAAACCACACCTCTCTCTCAACAATGAGGTTTTACGTCGGATATTTTTTGGTATCAACTGCCAAGTGAGAGGAAGAGGgatgagaaaagaaaataaaaaggaaagagaaaaaggaaaaaaaaaaaaaaactaggatTGCTAACATACCTATCGGGTGCATGCACTGCGATGGGTGTGCGCAATGTGCATCAACAGACCTACTTTCTCTTTCTTTCAATAGAcctactttttttctttttaaattcctGTAGACCCCTAAAAAATTACTCTCTCGCATAGTATACCTTCACACCCACACACTCgctcacacacacactctcccttctactttttttctttcatctcaaaaaaattcatccaaattttaaaaacaaaaaaaatcactattgtgATTGCTCTAAGAAGAGAAATCATATATACAACCACTATACAAGTTTAAGGAAAGATATCACACAAAACTAGTTAAGGACTCGTTAGAACTCGTTGATTTATGTATCTATCACATGGGGAAGTTAAGAGCAACCATAATGGTAAAACCcatattttgatttgttttgtcAGATTCTAATGAGTTGGAGGATTTTTGGGGGAAATCATAACAGAAAATATGAATTTTAGAGTGGCACCCACTCTGACACACCCATTGTGTGCGCTCCATCGCACTCACGTTTGACTCGTTTTTTtccaaaaactttttttttgttcgaaAAACTAATATTAGCACTAAAAACCAATCATTCTCttaacaatgatttttttttttttttttggtgtgccAATGCCCAATGGGATATAGAGAGAGGGGAAAAAAGAAgatgatacactctcatttgtacctattttacttgtgtttttatgtaggttttatagttaattgtgtgataaaatgttgtgtccaatgcttatttccttgttttcatatttaaaatggtataatgcttggtttagatgtttttgatgtgtttagaagtgcattagaaccatttgggagcaaaagccaatccaaaggagccaaagagttgtaattcccgctaccatggcgacaccttggtaattggaccatatctcagcctaggaatatccaaatgagatgattcttgaaccattggaaagaagacttcaagtgctacaactcttatgaagacatcaaagtgcggttcgaaagggaaaagggtcaaaattaggCTGCAAGTCGAAACTGTGTTGCAGgcagattctcgacgcgtcgagaatttTCTCGACACGTCGAGAGTTGGCAGAATGCCAAGATTTTGGTTCAGGAatatctcgacgcgtcgagaaatcGCAGATCTGAAATTTCTGCTGCTTTGAAATGTCTGTTTTGCCcccccattctccacccactataaaagcatcattttctcttcaaaccctaagcttggctgcggattttggACAAAGAAGAGCAAGAAAGGGAAGCTCTCATCTTCTCAAAGAgcttgaaaggaaaaatcaattggagaagagagatcaaagagaagagcttggaggcatcattcgggagaatttcttcctctcttttctattttaaagctttattgtatatttgttgaatctattttagccatgataggctaagcttttctttgggatttttggattgataagtgtttatgaacctatgtgcctagttctttaattgcttgaatgaaatatctatttgggtttattacttgtgttgtaattgtggcttaatttcttgatgcttgtagttaaggatcctaattacttgtttcattgctaaatttgtctatgaattagagcacccacaattgcacttgattcttgtacctcgagagatgacatgttgattaagggatttattgtgaatagctcacgagagtgagtattccaattgtgaatagcccacgagagtgggtattccatttattgcttgttcttgattatatgttgtgaatagctcacgagagtaaATGATATGATTCAACCTCAGACCCATTTAAATGTAGCGGATAACAGCGGGGCTCGAGAATTGATAGTATTCTAATTACcttgttttgggattgaattacgagagtaatctttcccttttagattgcaatcatccacacttgttgaacccgaatgattatttcactttagattggcactaggtgattaaacactttgacacccaaaaatcccgctcttaatctattgtatataaaagtccgtttgccttgcttcatttattttgttttcataattatagataaatacccattgttaacgtaggaatagcttctcgtgaattaattagtaactagtgcttgataccccgtttccctgtggatcgataaccccggaatactccgggtatttgcttgtacctaaaaaaaGGCTACGaccagaagaaaaaaaaaactagctagGCCAAGACTACTAACGCACCTAGCGGGTGCGTGCATTGCAATGGCTTCACGCAACACGCATAAATAGACCTACtttctcattcttttttttttttttaaattcttgtaGGCCCCAAAAAATTACACTTGCAGACAAACATGgttctatcattttataggcctgcggcatgtaaataataataataataataataataataataaaaaaggtcCTACCTTatgttaacatatatttttatacctaaaataaaatttaaattgcaTAAAGAACAAAATACTAATgtcaaataacttgaaataagattCACAAGTTCTTTAGCAATATTACACACAATAATATTCTAGTTGTTTTCCTAAATACGAAATAATCAATAACAATGTCAGCgccttcataaataaataattatagtttgtaaaaatgaataaataaataatttaaaattaaataagcttacaaacaataatattgttatcataataaataataaaaaatattcataacaaaatatgaaacataaaaTTGTTTGAATAGAAAACACGTTATATATCACACATCTTTTGTATtgatatatatgattttactttttatctatatcaatgtcaatttttttctaGAATAATTTGAATATGATGACACAATAGAAACTTATAGATTACATTGACTAGATGATTCGtgaaaaaattgtatttaattttttttttataattgaatcaagaaatataatttatataaattcattaatcaagtgatatatatatatatatatatatatatatatatatttatttatttatttatttatttattgccaAGGACCTCTTTGGTCTGATGGCACCTAAAGAATATCTTATAAAcaatattgtttgtgttttggaactgtaaaaaaaaaaaaaataaaacaaaaacaaaaaaaaaacattgagaaggaaaacaacgcactttaaaaaggaaaacaacgcacctaaagctttagactgacgcacttaagtttcaacaactaagctcaccttaagcacaaaaataacacactttaataaagaaaaaggtgcacctaaagctttagattgACGCACTTAAGTTTGAACAACTAACGCACCTAAAGTTCAAAACCacgtaccttaagcacaaaagtCGCGcatcttaaaaagaaaaatcacgcGCAataagtttgacccatatggaAATTGACCAAATTCctaccgcattttttttaaacattgttaatcctgaacattgattttgacaagatcaatggctctctTCTCACTGCACAACCGCACAGCACCCCAACCGCATTTGAATtgtattatatgtgtgtgtgtgagtgtgtaGACAAATCCAAACTATCGATCTACAAGATTTGATTGAtagaaaatcaagtaaaaaggAGCGGGTCATTagcataaatattataaacttttaaaatttgtaatatttatgaaaatgaccctttttttaattttttcttttattctaaaatgttaaatttactAGATCGATGATATGGGTCCTCTCTAAGCATGGCCCCAACAAGGGCCTAGCTTACCTTTGCCTAAGACAACACTGACAACACTGCTTGCAGAGTACTTACACTTTTTCTCTATTCATTCTACTTTCTTTATTCCATGTCACAAAAACCCATCCataagttcaaaaaaaaaaaaatcaatattgtgATTTCTGATCTCTAAGGAGAGAAAGCAGATATACAACTATATAAGTCTAAGGAAAGGTATCACCCAAAACTAGTCCATGACTCGGGAGAACTTGTTGAGTTATGTATCTATCACATGTGTAATCATACAACACTGCATGTATACATCTTGTAATAAGGAAAATGTTacatctaattctaaattatGCTCTCAACTTTTACCCCaccaaatatttattaattttaattagatgAAGAAACTAAGATGAACAAAAATATCGGATCGACCACTCCTTTTTATTAAGTAATCAAAGCATGCCGACACATAGTatggagtaaaaaataaaataaaaaataaaaatccatgtAGTATTGCTCCTATAGTAATAACTTATACTTTTACTTGATCACATTCTTCAAACAACAATCTAGAGTATGTCCCGTGCAAACTTCTTTTCTAAATGATTGCATGATACTAATAATTAGactttatataaattatttataatttattttttttgtaataatatttaattttatgttaatgagtaaaatttatatatttaaaaatatcgagttttgttaaataaaaaaagtcaaatttaaaaattctaaaaaaattgttaaagaaaacaaatggaaataaaaattgatataatAAGTAAATAGTATATTGAAAATGTTTTTTCCCCTCTTAAATTTCCTCTCATGATGTAGTGCTTATGAAATGTCTAACTGcatcattaatttaaaaatgaatttagttTCCAATCAGATGATCATAACACTTCAAGATGGGGAGTTTATAGGAAAAATATAGGACTATATAACATTGCTCAtgttatgtgtgtatatatatatagccatgCTTGAGGTATTATACATAGGGGTCGGATATTGAGAGTTCAAGCTaaatgaaattcaattcaaatttaaaaaaataaattagcgACTATAGTATCTGTCGTTACAAATAACAACGGACAATAGCGACAGAAAATTCTCACACTAATAATAGCGATGGATAGTTTGTtagtttagcgacggatattccGTTTCCGTCGCTAGATATAGCGACAGAATATTCCGTCATTGTCCTCTCATAAATTTCATCGCCAAATTCGTCGCAAGAAGAAGTTTAGCGACGGCAAAAATTTGTGTCGCAAAATTCTAGCGACGCGGGTTTTTGTGACGGacgatttccgtcgctaaacattttagcgacggaatttgtTCGTTGCTATTTCCgtgtttttttgtagtgtttgTGTCGTGTAGATTCATAGACAAATCAAATTTAGGAAGGGAAGGATGATATAGATAGAAAGTTGTTATTTTGGTTATACCTCTCTTGTAAGGTTGGTTTGGGGTGATATAAGGTTCTATAGATTAAAAAGTTCCAAGACTTCTCTacaacttttatattttgaatttttccaAATTTAGATGGTATTATGATCACAATCAAGCTAGAAGTTGTTGCCATTGCACAATTGTGAGTTTTTCATCAACAAATGATATGGTGCTATCTAGTTGCCATTTGCTCTACTATCTCTACTTTTATCTAGATCATACTTGATGATGTGTCTATTTCAATTCGATTCTTTAtttatgtaatatttgtttttataactTTGCCTTTGTATTATCTTACAAGGTTAGAATATGCTAGGAATATTTTCTAcatatattagattttttattgtagcctatatatataaagatgcaTCTCTTACTCTTGTAAGGAATTTTTTGACAAATGGAATATGGAGCTTATTATCTCTACTCTATTGTAGCCAAGGGGGTCTTAAACCTTCTTTCATATTTTGATTAAAGAGTTActatttagattaatatttgcAACCGAGTTACTTGATAATTAGATTTTGCACATAGTAAAGTAGTCTTGTAGATTTTCACGTTAAATGATAGCAACCTTCACTTCTTTAAGTCACGTCgtgaaaatatatataggatGTTCTTAATTTAATACCATAGAGTTGTATCATACACAATtgtgtagaaaaaaaaaagggtaaagaGTGTATGAAATGAGGGATAGATAGAGAGGTGTTAGTGCTAATTGTTAAATTTTGGTGACATACCAAAAACAAACATCATTttagtatgaattttgttttgagcaaaacaaaaaacatgtcGTCCCTAGctaataatatatgttattgtggGAGCTTCTTGCTTGTGCATGGAGTATGGGCGAAGTGATAAGAATGAAAACACCAGCCTGCAATGTTAGATAAGCTTGTTGGGTGTCACAcactttaattatttgttagtttttttGTGTAATAACTTCTAAATTTGGACAAGCTATGCTACACTGTACCAGGTGCTAACCAACAATCGAACATTACTTAcatcaccatatatatatatatatcatatctgCAGCTGCATAACggtatataaattattttcaatacaTTAAAGAGCAAAAAAGCTATAacaagaattttattattatcttatgCTTTTAGTTTCCATCTTGGAGGCATCaagaaataacaaataattaatactctCTCGTGAATATTTAAATGTGATAGTTCCCACAAGTCcacaaccattttttttttttgaaaaccaaaaggCGATTATATTAAAATCGCTCAGAAATAGCGTCAGGGGGAATAGAATCCCAAAACAGAGAAATAGACTGTGAGAGAGCCATCGTTGCAAGAACATGAGCCCCTCTATTTGCAGTTCTAGGAATCAAACTAACAGAGCAATTAATAAAGGACGACATAATAGCCTTAGAGGCATCAACAGAAAAACCAACATGTGAAAAAGGACTAGTGGAAGACGTAGTTAACAAACTTGTAAGGGTGGAGCAATCCGTGAAAATATGCACCGAGGTTAGACCACGGTCCTTGAGCCACGATAGAGCTTCCTTGCAGGCTAGGGACTCCGCCATTAGAGGTGAGAAACAAGATGGCAAGCGTCTGTTGAAGGCTGCGGTGAAGACTCCATCCTGCGTCAACAGGACTGCCCCCATCGCTGCAGCTTTCGTTTGAGGAAGAAACGCCGCATCGACAAAACATTGAGCAGCAGCGGCGACTCCTTCTGGTGCTGTCGTTGTTTGCGCCAGATGGTGATGTGTTGTAGCAGAATGAACCTGACGCCATGCAGCAGTCGCTGCCCGTGCTGCACGCCATACGCTCTTCGGCCGAGGCAGTGAGCCCTCCCATACGGCCTTGTTGCGCGCCCTCCAGATGTGGTACAAAACTGCTACAACATTAAGAACATCCTCCTCCGTTAGCATGGACACTGCATTAGCAAACCACACACCAAACTCATCCCCACCCACACTAGGAACATGTAAAGAAGACTCATTCCACACCAATGTTGAAAACTCACACAATAGAAGTGAGTGCATTATGTTTTCATGCATAACACCACACATTGGACATGTTGGATCAATATCCACTCTCTTTATAATCAAATTAGTAGTAGTTGGGAGGACATTAGAGAGGGCTCTCCATAGAAAAATTCTCCACTTTGCAGGGCATTTAATCTTCCAAATATGTAGCCATCTATCAAAGTTACCCGGGGCAGTATGATATTCACCCATGATACGCTTATACCCATCCTTAACCGAGTAGATGCCTCTTGGGTCTCCTTGCCAAAACCAAGAGTCCTCATAGTGAGGAGCTACTGGCACCTTCAATATACGGGTCACATCATCATGCTCAAAGATGTCATGGATGATCGAATGGTCCCATGTACCTGTGGCCGGGTCTAACAATCCTGAAACCATAGAGCCCTCCAGCTCATGGGGCATAGCAGTCTGTACCATTGGATCAGGTTCATCAGGCAACCATGGGTGACCCCATATTAAAGTTGACTTTCCATTCCCCACTCTTCTTCTAATCCCGCTGCAAATTAATTCATGGGATGCCACAATGCTTCGCCAGCAATAACTTGCGGAAGTACCCA encodes:
- the LOC116026879 gene encoding uncharacterized protein LOC116026879, which produces MAKAYDRMEWPFLRRMMLALGFSVEWVNLVMLCVTTVSYNFLVNGSNAGQVIPTRGIRQGDLLSPYLFIICAEGLSLLLQQAETRGDFHGCRVARGAPPVSHLFFVDDSLLFFKANIQEAGAIKQSLTDYENMFGQAVNFHKYSVCFSRNTSVMDRDSVAAVLGVVQAPNFGKYLGLPSFVGRNKKAVFSYIEDKIKQRIGSWNKKLLSQAGKEVLLKSVAQSMPTFAMSVFLLPDSVCVAIERAMNRYWWGSRDGRGIHWKAWDKLCVPKKFGGLGFKDLRAFNLAMLGKQAWRFLTRPQSLVARIYKARYFPKTTFTDATLGTSASYCWRSIVASHELICSGIRRRVGNGKSTLIWGHPWLPDEPDPMVQTAMPHELEGSMVSGLLDPATGTWDHSIIHDIFEHDDVTRILKVPVAPHYEDSWFWQGDPRGIYSVKDGYKRIMGEYHTAPGNFDRWLHIWKIKCPAKWRIFLWRALSNVLPTTTNLIIKRVDIDPTCPMCGVMHENIMHSLLLCEFSTLVWNESSLHVPSVGGDEFGVWFANAVSMLTEEDVLNVVAVLYHIWRARNKAVWEGSLPRPKSVWRAARAATAAWRQVHSATTHHHLAQTTTAPEGVAAAAQCFVDAAFLPQTKAAAMGAVLLTQDGVFTAAFNRRLPSCFSPLMAESLACKEALSWLKDRGLTSVHIFTDCSTLTSLLTTSSTSPFSHVGFSVDASKAIMSSFINCSVSLIPRTANRGAHVLATMALSQSISLFWDSIPPDAISERF